A region from the Chrysoperla carnea chromosome 4, inChrCarn1.1, whole genome shotgun sequence genome encodes:
- the LOC123297470 gene encoding protein lethal(2)essential for life-like — MSLIPFIFQDVLSDPWARPSRLHDQHFGLGLRSDDLLEPFVVPSMLSRNYYRPWRSALAKLDQGSTVVADKEKFQVSLDVQQFAPNEIQVKAIDDNHIIVEGKHEEKQDEHGYISRQFTRRYVLPEGYDGKNIASSLSSDGILTIEGSAGERAIPITQTGPVRKENKSVEEKKQ; from the coding sequence atgtctctaATTCCATTCATCTTTCAAGACGTTTTAAGCGATCCATGGGCAAGACCATCTCGCCTACATGATCAACATTTTGGATTGGGATTACGAAGCGACGATTTATTGGAGCCATTTGTAGTACCATCGATGTTAAGTCGAAATTATTATCGACCATGGCGTTCTGCTTTGGCTAAATTGGATCAAGGATCTACTGTAGTGGCTGACAAAGAAAAATTCCAAGTATCATTGGATGTACAACAATTTGCTCCAAATGAAATTCAAGTAAAAGCCATCGATGATAATCACATTATTGTGGAGGGTAAACATGAAGAGAAACAAGATGAACATGGTTACATTTCAAGACAATTTACCAGACGATATGTGTTACCAGAAGGTTATGATGGTAAAAATATAGCTTCTAGTCTCTCTTCagatggtattttaacaattgaagGTTCAGCAGGTGAACGAGCAATTCCAATTACTCAAACTGGTCCagtaagaaaagaaaataaatcagTCGAGgagaaaaaacaataa
- the LOC123297387 gene encoding protein lethal(2)essential for life-like, translating into MSLIPFIFQDVLSDPWARPSRLHDQHFGLGLRSDDLLEPFVVPSMLSRNYYRPWRSALAKLDQGSTVVADKEKFQVSLDVQQFAPNEIQVKAIDDNHIIVEGKHEEKQDEHGYISRQFTRRYVLPEGYDGKNIASSLSSDGILTISAPKLAIEGSAGERAIPITQTGPVRKENKSVEEKKK; encoded by the coding sequence atgtctcTAATTCCATTCATCTTTCAAGACGTTTTAAGCGATCCATGGGCAAGACCATCTCGCCTACATGATCAACATTTTGGATTGGGATTACGAAGCGACGATTTATTGGAGCCATTTGTAGTACCATCGATGTTAAGTCGAAATTATTATCGACCATGGCGTTCTGCTTTGGCTAAATTGGATCAAGGATCTACTGTAGTGGCTGACAAAGAAAAATTCCAAGTATCATTGGATGTACAACAATTTGCTCCAAATGAAATTCAAGTAAAAGCCATCGATGATAATCACATTATTGTGGAGGGTAAACATGAAGAGAAACAAGATGAACATGGTTACATTTCAAGACAATTTACCAGACGATATGTGTTACCAGAAGGTTATGATGGTAAAAATATAGCTTCTAGTCTCTCTTCagatggtattttaacaatatccGCACCAAAGTTGGCAATTGAAGGTTCAGCAGGTGAACGAGCAATTCCAATTACGCAAACTGGTCCagtaagaaaagaaaataaatcagTCGAggagaaaaagaaataa